The following proteins are co-located in the Microcystis wesenbergii NRERC-220 genome:
- a CDS encoding DUF3288 family protein, with translation MASKNQEQQHPQERLDRPIVDQLLQSEPNDLNLAECARLRIRYQNFPGAREIQRDLDLILEKWQLDEASLWAKTRQLHSHGQVYQIRQTEEQQDWS, from the coding sequence ATGGCTAGTAAAAATCAAGAACAACAACATCCACAGGAAAGACTCGATCGCCCGATTGTTGATCAGCTGCTGCAATCAGAACCCAATGATTTAAACTTAGCTGAATGCGCTCGTTTACGCATACGTTATCAAAACTTTCCGGGGGCAAGAGAAATCCAAAGAGATTTAGATTTAATCCTAGAAAAATGGCAGTTAGATGAAGCTAGTTTATGGGCAAAAACTCGACAACTGCACAGTCACGGACAAGTGTATCAAATTCGCCAAACCGAGGAGCAACAGGATTGGAGTTAA
- the trpC gene encoding indole-3-glycerol phosphate synthase TrpC: MQIRRKHPNPAVKVESLSYVVKVPEAQPQNILEEIVWHKEIEVDKLREKLPLSELRQKIANTAPPCHFLAALKQGKTQPALIAEVKKASPSKGVILEDFDPVAIARTYERGGATCLSVLTDSKFFQGSYENLSLVRQAVSLPLLCKEFILYPYQIYYARSQGADAVLLIAAILSDQDLAYFVKIVKGLGMTALVEVHSLAEFDRVLAIEGIELIGINNRNLETFKVDLDNTRQLLEARGEKVREKGILIVSESGLHTATDLAKVKQAGANAVLIGESLVKLPDPAAGIQKLFENRE, encoded by the coding sequence ATGCAGATCCGAAGAAAACACCCCAATCCTGCCGTCAAAGTTGAGAGTTTGAGTTATGTGGTGAAAGTGCCAGAGGCACAACCACAAAATATTTTAGAAGAAATCGTTTGGCATAAGGAGATCGAAGTCGATAAATTGCGCGAAAAGTTGCCTTTATCGGAATTACGCCAAAAAATAGCCAATACTGCGCCACCTTGCCACTTTTTAGCCGCCTTAAAACAGGGTAAAACCCAACCCGCTTTGATTGCCGAAGTGAAAAAAGCTTCCCCTAGCAAGGGAGTCATCCTGGAAGATTTTGATCCTGTAGCGATCGCCCGTACCTATGAACGGGGTGGGGCCACTTGTTTATCGGTTTTAACCGATAGTAAGTTTTTTCAAGGTAGTTACGAAAATCTTAGCCTCGTCCGGCAAGCGGTATCTTTACCCCTACTATGCAAGGAATTTATCCTTTATCCCTATCAAATCTACTACGCTCGCTCTCAAGGAGCCGATGCTGTCCTTTTAATTGCCGCTATTTTAAGCGATCAAGACCTAGCATATTTTGTCAAAATTGTCAAGGGTTTAGGGATGACAGCTTTGGTAGAGGTGCATAGTCTGGCCGAATTCGATCGAGTGTTAGCCATTGAGGGAATCGAACTAATCGGCATCAATAACCGCAATTTAGAGACATTTAAAGTCGATTTAGACAATACTCGCCAATTACTAGAAGCCAGGGGCGAAAAGGTGCGAGAAAAAGGTATTCTGATCGTCAGCGAATCGGGATTACACACAGCAACAGATCTGGCGAAAGTGAAGCAAGCAGGAGCAAATGCGGTTCTAATCGGCGAATCTTTGGTAAAACTGCCCGATCCTGCCGCAGGTATCCAAAAACTCTTTGAAAATCGGGAATAG
- a CDS encoding pyridoxal-phosphate-dependent aminotransferase family protein translates to MENKNMLMIPGPTPVPEAVLLAMAKAPIGHRTGAFSKVIAELTENLKWLHQTSGDVLMLTASGTGVMEAGIINFLSPGDRVLVGDNGKFGERWAKVAKAYGLNVDVVKAEWGKPLDPEAFTAKLTEDKEKAIKAVIITHSETSTGVLNDLESINKAVKNHGEALIIVDAVTSLGAYHIPIDEWGLDVVGSGSQKGYMIPPGLGFVSVSKKAWKAYETAKLPRFYLDLGKYKKATDEDSSPFTPPINLMYGLQASLQMMRREGLAAIFARHQRLTKMTRAGMRALDLPLYAADSWASTAITAVAPTLVDAEKIRSTLNKKFDIAVAGGQDHLKGKIFRIGHLGFASERDILTVIAAIEATLIELGVEGVTPGAGVAAAASVMVQG, encoded by the coding sequence ATGGAAAATAAAAATATGTTGATGATTCCCGGCCCCACACCAGTGCCGGAAGCGGTATTATTGGCTATGGCTAAAGCACCGATAGGTCATCGGACGGGTGCTTTTAGCAAGGTAATCGCCGAATTAACCGAAAATCTCAAATGGTTGCATCAAACCAGTGGCGATGTCTTAATGTTAACCGCTTCGGGAACCGGTGTCATGGAAGCGGGAATTATTAATTTTCTCAGCCCCGGCGATCGAGTTTTGGTGGGGGATAATGGTAAATTTGGGGAACGTTGGGCGAAAGTCGCGAAAGCATACGGTTTAAATGTGGATGTAGTTAAGGCAGAATGGGGTAAACCCCTAGATCCAGAAGCATTTACCGCTAAACTGACCGAAGACAAGGAAAAAGCCATCAAAGCGGTAATTATCACCCATTCGGAAACTTCCACCGGGGTTCTCAATGACTTGGAAAGCATCAACAAAGCGGTAAAAAACCACGGGGAAGCTTTAATCATCGTCGATGCTGTCACCAGTTTAGGAGCTTATCATATCCCCATCGATGAATGGGGTTTAGATGTGGTCGGTTCTGGTTCCCAGAAAGGTTATATGATTCCCCCCGGTTTAGGTTTTGTTTCCGTAAGTAAAAAAGCTTGGAAAGCCTACGAAACCGCCAAACTGCCCCGTTTTTATCTAGATTTAGGCAAATACAAAAAAGCTACCGATGAGGATAGTTCCCCCTTTACCCCTCCAATTAACCTGATGTACGGTTTACAAGCTTCTCTGCAAATGATGAGAAGGGAGGGATTAGCGGCAATTTTCGCCCGTCACCAACGCTTAACGAAGATGACGCGGGCCGGTATGCGCGCCCTGGATTTGCCCCTCTACGCGGCGGATTCCTGGGCTTCCACGGCGATTACTGCGGTGGCCCCCACTCTGGTGGATGCGGAAAAAATTCGTTCGACTCTCAATAAAAAGTTCGACATCGCTGTGGCTGGTGGTCAGGATCACCTCAAGGGTAAAATCTTCCGTATCGGTCATTTAGGTTTTGCTAGTGAGAGGGATATCCTCACGGTTATCGCTGCCATTGAAGCGACTTTAATCGAGTTAGGTGTGGAAGGTGTCACCCCCGGCGCCGGTGTGGCTGCCGCTGCCTCGGTGATGGTGCAGGGTTAA
- a CDS encoding four-carbon acid sugar kinase family protein, translating into MSNNRPKIIVLDDDPTGSQTVHSCLLLMRWDEDTLRLGLADNAPIFFVLTNTRALTPEKAESVTREVCHNLKTALTKEGIEDFLVVSRSDSTLRGHYPIETDVIAEELGGFDAHFLIPAFFEGGRITRDSIHYLIIDGVPTPVHETEFARDSVFAYHYSYLPDYVEEKTQGRIKADDVERFLLTDIRQGSLERLQKLKNNQCGVVDGETQADLDRFAEDILTAAGEGKKFLFRSAASILTSLANLGTQPIAPESMGKYKPTGEAGAIIVGSHVKKTSQQLDELLQQPNTVGVEIDVTALRDRPDQREQLLAQVLEKVKLIHKNKQTPVIYTSRQELTFASVQKRLDFGVAVSTLLMDIVKGLPSDISFLISKGGITSNDVLSTGLSLRSARLLGQILPGVSMVRTAAAHPLFPNLPVVLFPGNVGDVQALATVYQRLCQ; encoded by the coding sequence ATGAGTAATAATAGACCTAAAATCATAGTCTTAGATGACGACCCGACAGGTTCCCAAACAGTCCATAGTTGTCTGTTATTGATGCGGTGGGATGAAGATACTCTCCGCTTGGGATTGGCAGATAATGCGCCAATTTTCTTTGTTTTGACCAATACTCGCGCTTTAACCCCCGAAAAAGCCGAGTCTGTCACGCGAGAAGTCTGTCATAACCTGAAAACTGCCTTAACTAAAGAGGGAATCGAGGATTTTTTGGTGGTTAGTCGTTCCGATTCTACCCTGCGCGGGCATTATCCGATCGAAACTGATGTTATTGCCGAAGAATTGGGCGGTTTTGATGCTCATTTCCTGATTCCGGCCTTTTTTGAGGGGGGCAGAATCACTCGCGATAGTATTCACTATTTAATCATCGATGGCGTTCCCACTCCTGTCCACGAGACGGAATTCGCTCGCGATTCGGTTTTTGCCTACCATTACAGTTATCTGCCGGATTATGTGGAGGAGAAAACCCAAGGTAGAATTAAAGCAGATGACGTGGAGAGATTTTTACTGACAGATATCCGTCAAGGTAGTTTAGAAAGACTGCAAAAGCTCAAAAATAATCAATGTGGGGTGGTAGATGGGGAAACTCAAGCGGATCTCGATCGCTTTGCTGAAGATATTTTAACCGCCGCAGGGGAGGGAAAAAAATTTTTATTCCGTAGTGCCGCCAGTATTTTAACTTCTTTGGCTAATTTAGGAACTCAACCGATCGCGCCCGAATCTATGGGTAAGTATAAGCCCACGGGGGAAGCCGGGGCAATTATCGTCGGTTCCCACGTCAAAAAAACTAGCCAACAATTAGATGAACTGCTTCAACAACCCAACACCGTCGGAGTCGAAATCGATGTGACGGCATTGCGCGATCGTCCCGACCAACGAGAGCAACTCCTAGCACAAGTTCTGGAAAAAGTCAAGCTTATTCACAAAAATAAACAAACCCCCGTGATCTATACCAGTCGGCAAGAGTTAACCTTTGCCTCTGTGCAGAAACGTCTTGATTTTGGGGTTGCCGTCTCCACCCTGTTAATGGACATTGTTAAGGGTTTACCCAGTGACATCAGTTTTTTAATCAGTAAAGGCGGAATTACCTCCAATGATGTCTTAAGTACGGGTTTAAGCCTGCGTTCAGCCCGTTTACTCGGTCAGATTCTCCCCGGGGTCTCCATGGTTCGCACAGCAGCCGCTCATCCCCTCTTTCCTAATTTACCCGTGGTTCTTTTCCCGGGTAACGTTGGTGATGTGCAAGCTTTAGCCACAGTTTATCAGCGCTTGTGCCAATAA
- the lpxA gene encoding acyl-ACP--UDP-N-acetylglucosamine O-acyltransferase translates to MIHTVTKLSAGDFPLNTLIHPTAVIHPSAKLDPKVKVGPYAVIGANVEIEADTIIDAHVVIEGPTKIGKGNHIFSGAVIGNEPQDLKYKGGESSVEIGDHNQIREFVTINRATDTGEVTQIGNNNLLMAYVHVAHNCILQDNIIIANSVALAGHVQIESKAVIGGVLGVHQFVHIGKMAMLGGMSRIDRDVPPFTLVEGNPCRVRTLNLVGLQRAGFTDEDLTLLKKAFRIIYRSNINLQEALEQVSLLTDNPHVQHLCQFLQSSTTGEKRRGLIPGK, encoded by the coding sequence ATGATTCATACAGTGACGAAGTTGAGCGCGGGAGACTTCCCTTTGAATACGTTAATCCACCCCACTGCGGTTATCCATCCGTCGGCAAAACTTGATCCCAAGGTTAAAGTTGGCCCCTATGCTGTGATCGGGGCCAATGTGGAAATTGAAGCTGATACAATTATTGATGCCCATGTGGTCATTGAGGGTCCGACCAAAATTGGCAAGGGTAATCATATTTTTTCCGGGGCTGTTATTGGTAATGAACCACAGGATTTAAAGTATAAAGGGGGCGAAAGTAGCGTAGAAATTGGTGATCATAACCAAATTCGCGAGTTTGTCACGATTAATCGCGCCACGGATACGGGAGAAGTTACCCAAATTGGCAATAATAATTTATTAATGGCCTATGTTCACGTTGCCCATAATTGTATTTTGCAAGATAACATTATTATCGCTAATAGTGTCGCTTTGGCAGGTCATGTCCAGATCGAATCAAAAGCAGTTATCGGGGGGGTTTTAGGAGTACATCAATTTGTTCATATTGGCAAAATGGCTATGTTAGGAGGAATGAGTCGTATTGATCGCGATGTTCCCCCTTTTACTTTAGTAGAAGGCAATCCCTGTCGGGTACGAACTCTTAATTTAGTCGGTTTACAAAGGGCCGGTTTTACCGATGAAGATTTAACTTTACTGAAAAAAGCTTTTCGGATTATCTATCGTTCTAATATAAATCTTCAGGAGGCTTTAGAACAAGTTTCTCTCTTAACCGATAATCCCCACGTTCAACATCTCTGTCAATTTTTACAATCCTCTACCACAGGAGAAAAACGTCGCGGTTTAATTCCGGGGAAATAA
- the lpxB gene encoding lipid-A-disaccharide synthase, whose amino-acid sequence MRIFISTGEVSGDLQAAMLIESLFKLAKTQAIELEIFALGGDRMELAGAKMLGKTTRLAAMGLIESIPFIWPTLQLQKRAKEFFRDHPPDLIILIDYVGANVAIGQSAKKIIPQVPIIYYIAPQVWIWSEENIPSAKLRATAEKLFNTEKLIAVTDKLLAIFPAEARFFEAKGLPVTWVGHPLVDRMANAPNRQEMRQKWAIKPEETVIALLPASRQQEFKYLVPTVCAAAQKLQEKIPDIKFLIPVPLALYEPKMRELVAEYGLNAVIMERDQTLEAIAAADLAVAKSGTVNLEIALLNVPQVVVYRLSAITAWIARNIMKFSVPFVSPVNLVLMREIVPELLQEEANPERIMQECLDLLLNQQRRQKMLDEYAETRAGLGTVGSCDRVAQEVFKMLELRGK is encoded by the coding sequence ATGCGTATATTTATTAGTACGGGTGAGGTATCGGGTGATTTACAGGCAGCGATGCTGATTGAATCCCTTTTTAAACTAGCTAAAACCCAGGCAATTGAGTTAGAAATTTTTGCCCTCGGCGGTGATCGCATGGAGTTAGCCGGGGCGAAAATGTTGGGTAAAACCACTCGATTGGCTGCCATGGGATTAATTGAATCTATCCCCTTTATTTGGCCAACTTTACAACTACAAAAACGGGCAAAAGAGTTTTTTAGAGATCATCCCCCCGATCTGATTATTTTAATTGATTATGTGGGGGCAAATGTGGCGATCGGTCAATCGGCTAAAAAAATTATTCCCCAGGTGCCAATTATTTATTATATTGCCCCACAGGTGTGGATTTGGTCGGAAGAAAATATTCCCTCAGCTAAACTAAGGGCCACAGCAGAAAAGTTATTTAATACGGAAAAATTAATCGCCGTCACCGATAAATTATTGGCAATTTTTCCTGCCGAAGCCCGTTTTTTTGAAGCAAAAGGTTTACCAGTAACTTGGGTGGGACATCCTTTAGTTGATCGTATGGCCAATGCTCCCAATCGCCAAGAAATGCGGCAAAAATGGGCAATAAAACCCGAAGAAACGGTGATTGCTTTGTTACCCGCTTCCCGTCAACAGGAGTTTAAATATCTCGTGCCGACGGTGTGCGCTGCTGCCCAAAAATTACAGGAAAAAATTCCCGATATTAAGTTTTTAATTCCCGTTCCCTTAGCTTTATACGAACCAAAAATGCGAGAATTAGTGGCGGAATATGGATTAAATGCGGTGATTATGGAACGAGATCAGACTTTAGAAGCCATTGCCGCCGCCGATCTGGCTGTGGCTAAGTCTGGTACAGTTAATCTCGAAATTGCTTTGTTAAACGTGCCGCAGGTGGTGGTTTACCGTTTAAGTGCAATTACTGCTTGGATTGCCCGCAATATTATGAAGTTTTCTGTGCCATTTGTCTCACCGGTAAATTTAGTTTTAATGCGAGAAATTGTTCCCGAATTATTACAAGAGGAAGCTAACCCGGAAAGAATTATGCAGGAATGTCTAGACCTATTATTAAATCAGCAACGTCGGCAAAAAATGTTAGATGAATACGCAGAAACTAGGGCCGGTTTAGGAACGGTGGGCAGTTGCGATCGAGTGGCGCAAGAGGTGTTTAAAATGCTAGAATTGAGAGGGAAATAA
- a CDS encoding sulfate ABC transporter substrate-binding protein, giving the protein MIHEPRPEKPKTLLPFISLATAAVVTTGIGLASSPLSASGNLLASPDKQQAKQQTVEITLVSYAVTQSAYSKIIPLFVNKWKREKKQDVVIKQSYGGSGSQTRAVIDGLDADVVNLAIGSDVERLQKAGLVNPGWQKELPNNAIATRSVVALVTRQGNPKGIRNWPDLAKSGIKVITANPKTSGVARWNFLALWGSVTRTGGNEAQATNFVRNVYKNVPVLPKDAREASDVFFKQDQGDVLLNYENEVILARQKGETGFSYTIPAVNVSIDPPVAVVDKIVDKRKTREVATAFAQFLFTPEAQREFAKVGFRPVNANVAKEFSKQYPKVSNLFPYTAVGSWDAIQKKFFADGAIFDQIQR; this is encoded by the coding sequence GTGATCCATGAGCCTAGACCCGAAAAACCGAAAACCCTCTTACCTTTTATTTCTCTAGCTACGGCTGCCGTCGTCACAACGGGAATTGGACTAGCTTCTAGTCCCCTATCGGCATCGGGGAATCTGCTGGCAAGTCCGGATAAACAGCAAGCTAAACAACAAACCGTGGAAATCACCCTAGTTTCCTACGCGGTGACTCAATCGGCCTACTCAAAAATCATTCCTCTATTCGTCAACAAATGGAAAAGAGAGAAAAAACAGGATGTGGTGATTAAACAGAGTTATGGCGGCTCTGGTTCCCAAACCCGCGCTGTTATCGACGGATTAGATGCAGATGTGGTAAATTTGGCTATCGGTTCCGATGTGGAACGCTTGCAAAAAGCGGGTTTAGTTAACCCCGGTTGGCAGAAAGAACTCCCCAATAACGCCATCGCCACTCGTTCCGTGGTAGCTTTAGTTACTCGTCAGGGCAATCCCAAAGGAATCCGCAACTGGCCAGATCTAGCCAAATCGGGGATTAAAGTCATTACTGCCAACCCGAAAACCTCTGGGGTGGCCCGGTGGAATTTTCTGGCCCTGTGGGGATCGGTAACTCGGACCGGAGGCAATGAAGCACAAGCGACCAATTTCGTCCGTAATGTCTATAAAAACGTTCCTGTACTACCCAAAGATGCCCGGGAGGCGAGCGATGTATTCTTTAAACAGGATCAGGGGGATGTGCTGCTTAACTACGAAAACGAGGTGATTCTGGCCCGTCAAAAAGGAGAAACCGGTTTTTCCTATACTATTCCTGCGGTCAATGTTTCGATCGATCCGCCCGTGGCCGTAGTGGATAAAATAGTTGATAAACGCAAAACCCGGGAAGTAGCGACAGCTTTTGCCCAATTTCTCTTTACTCCCGAAGCGCAGCGGGAATTCGCCAAGGTGGGTTTCCGTCCCGTTAATGCTAATGTGGCTAAAGAGTTTAGTAAACAATACCCAAAAGTGTCGAATCTGTTCCCCTATACGGCGGTCGGTAGCTGGGATGCGATCCAGAAAAAATTCTTCGCTGATGGGGCGATTTTTGACCAAATTCAGCGTTAA
- a CDS encoding IS630 transposase-related protein: MAAPYSDDLRQKAVSAVERGEKKSHVCRTLNISRNTLDLWLKRKKQTGTVAAKTNYRRGPKPKIDDLEAFQKLAEQYGHLTQEKMAQKWANPVSRMRIGQALKRIGFTRKKKLMATEKEMKKPEKSFSKKSEVMPRKDLSILMKLE, translated from the coding sequence ATGGCAGCACCCTATAGTGATGATTTAAGACAGAAAGCAGTGAGTGCCGTAGAGCGAGGGGAGAAAAAAAGCCATGTCTGTCGCACCCTCAATATTAGTCGTAATACATTAGACCTATGGCTGAAACGGAAGAAACAAACTGGGACGGTGGCCGCTAAAACTAACTATCGTCGAGGGCCGAAGCCCAAAATTGACGATTTAGAAGCCTTTCAAAAGTTGGCCGAACAATATGGGCATTTGACCCAAGAAAAAATGGCGCAAAAATGGGCTAACCCAGTCAGTAGGATGAGAATTGGTCAAGCGCTCAAAAGAATTGGATTTACTAGAAAAAAAAAACTTATGGCTACAGAGAAAGAGATGAAGAAGCCCGAAAAGAGTTTCTCCAAAAAATCAGAGGTTATGCCCCGGAAAGATTTGTCTATATTGATGAAGCTGGAATAG
- a CDS encoding GIY-YIG nuclease family protein — MRHRSQGLLYIGKTKSLRGRFKGGHKAFLWAWLDQYNSEDVRIAVQTIPYSKNPALLLELEAIILRATEPPYNVQIHAGVLTHASETFRANLVH, encoded by the coding sequence ATCAGGCATAGATCTCAGGGATTGCTTTACATTGGTAAAACCAAAAGTTTACGGGGTCGTTTTAAAGGTGGACACAAAGCTTTTTTGTGGGCTTGGCTGGATCAATACAACAGCGAAGATGTACGCATAGCAGTGCAGACAATACCTTACTCGAAAAACCCTGCGCTACTATTAGAACTAGAGGCGATCATTTTGAGAGCGACTGAGCCACCCTATAATGTTCAAATTCATGCTGGAGTCCTAACCCATGCAAGCGAAACTTTCAGAGCAAATCTCGTCCACTGA